From a single Lolium rigidum isolate FL_2022 chromosome 7, APGP_CSIRO_Lrig_0.1, whole genome shotgun sequence genomic region:
- the LOC124674984 gene encoding uncharacterized protein LOC124674984, translating into MSMVYDGYQSDDRQSEEVQSVYKKVGGGDGEIRGFFNLDEAEEQSEENEWSWVPQENDSLAESISSLDKTQEVLERFFKKNEAFEMETQRLSELGLDFVADDKRDVDVVDVLGMDRKMKHLEQKLKEASDTITEKDSRLSELQLLIDDALARTPQTALINIDQLETELEGHLQGKIEAEIQCLVMMKARQSWQVRAEDQVTLCEHKLSAAEDTKMLLKLQDTEKKILMLKEQVDRLEAHEKELSMTTEVLRVQSKTFKIGLFGLLQLIMLCVSLKMFFAQDSARFGDVVPT; encoded by the exons ATGTCGATGGTTTACGATGGGTATCAAAGTGACGATCGGCAAAGTGAGGAGGTTCAATCAGTGTACAAAAAGGTCGGTGGCGGTGATGGGGAAATAAGAGGCTTTTTCAATTTGGATGAAGctgaagagcaaagtgaagaaAATGAGTGGAGTTGGGTACCCCAAGAGAACGATTCTCTTGCTGAATCAATCTCTTCACTTGACAAAACACAAGAAGTTCTTGAAAGATTCTTCAagaaaaatgaagcttttgaaatGG AGACGCAGAGATTGTCAGAACTTGGCTTGGACTTTGTGGCTGATGACAAGAGAGATGTAGATGTTGTCGATGTATTAGGAATGGATCGAAAGATGAAACATCTCGAGCAGAAACTGAAAGAAGCGTCAGATACTATCACAGAGAAGGATTCAAGACTGTCCGAGCTTCAATTACTTATCGATGACGCACTTGCACGAACGCCGCAAACGGCGCTCATCAACATCGATCAGTTGGAAACAGAGCTTGAGGGCCACCTACAGGGGAAAATAGAAGCCGAGATCCAGTGTCTGGTCATGATGAAAGCGAGGCAAAGCTGGCAAGTcagggcggaggaccaggtcaccTTGTGTGAGCACAAGCTCTCCGCCGCGGAAGACACAAAAATGCTGCTCAAGCTACAAGACACCGAGAAGAAGATCCTGATGCTTAAGGAGCAGGTGGACAGACTAGAGGCCCACGAGAAGGAGCTCTCTATGACGACGGAGGTCCTGAGGGTGCAGAGCAAGACCTTCAAAATCGGCCTCTTCGGCCTCCTTCAGCTGATAATGTTGTGCGTCTCCTTGAAGATGTTCTTTGCGCAGGACTCGGCCCGCTTTGGTGATGTCGTACCAAcatga